In a single window of the Vitis vinifera cultivar Pinot Noir 40024 chromosome 6, ASM3070453v1 genome:
- the LOC100243136 gene encoding ABC transporter G family member 23, protein MAACFQQPAQLEDDSTVLFSNSDSHEGSTSPSSSFYHSPPHDHQSKTTYRLTVKTLSHTIYPVQSMPISFCRPWKKPKPINILKGVSFTAKSSEILAIVGPSGTGKSTLLRIISGRVKNEEFDPKSILLNDHPITSPAQLRKICGFVAQEDNLLPLLTVKETLMFSAKFRLREMSGKEKEERVDSLMQELGLVHVADSFVGDEENRGISGGERKRVSIGVDMIHDPPILLLDEPTSGLDSTSALQVIELLSSMARAKHRTIVLSIHQPSYRLLQYISKFLILSRGSVVHIGSLELLEEKIDKMGFKIPLQLNPLEFAMEIIYSLEDSNPNSYHSDIEDKKPSSYSAWPEEEVGRIQKQNDGSQMGNHYLWSFFEIMFLCSRFWKIIYRTKQLFLARTMQALVGGFGLGSVYIKVRKDEGGIAERLGLFAFSLSFLLSSTVEALPIYLQERRVLMRESSRGAYRISSYMIANTIIFLPFLFTVAILFAVPVYWLVGLNPSIAAFTFFTFVVWLIVMMASSLVLFLSAVSPDFISGNSLICTVLGAFFLFSGYFIPKESIPRYWLFMYYVSLYRYPLDSLLINEYWSMKGECFSWQVQDHSKCLITGNDVLKGRGLDKDTRWMNVGIMFGFFIFYRLLCWIILSRRASKTTI, encoded by the coding sequence ATGGCAGCTTGCTTCCAACAGCCGGCCCAGCTGGAGGATGACTCAACCGTACTCTTTTCAAATTCGGACTCCCATGAAGGCTCCACCAGCCCTTCCTCTTCCTTCTACCACTCACCGCCACATGATCATCAGTCCAAAACTACATACAGACTAACTGTAAAAACTCTTTCTCACACCATTTATCCAGTCCAGTCAATGCCTATTTCCTTCTGTCGTCCCTGGAAAAAGCCTAAGCCCATCAACATACTCAAAGGGGTCTCCTTCACTGCCAAAAGCTCTGAAATCCTTGCCATTGTTGGCCCAAGTGGTACcgggaaatctacccttctccgcATTATCTCAGGCAGGGTAAAGAATGAAGAATTTGATCCAAAGAGTATCTTACTCAATGATCATCCAATCACTTCCCCAGCTCAGTTAAGAAAGATATGTGGGTTCGTGGCCCAGGAGGACAACCTGCTTCCTCTACTCACTGTAAAGGAAACCCTAATGTTCAGTGCCAAGTTTAGGCTTAGGGAAATGAGtggaaaagagaaagaagagcGGGTCGATAGCTTGATGCAAGAGCTTGGCCTTGTGCATGTTGCAGATAGTTTTGTTGGAGACGAAGAGAATAGAGGTATATCTGGCGGAGAAAGGAAAAGGGTGTCGATCGGAGTCGATATGATTCATGATCCCCCAATATTACTTCTTGATGAGCCAACTTCAGGCCTCGACAGCACTTCAGCACTTCAAGTGATTGAGCTGCTTTCATCTATGGCAAGAGCGAAGCATAGAACAATAGTTCTATCTATCCACCAACCGAGCTATAGACTTCTTCAATACATTTCTAAATTCTTGATCCTCTCTCGTGGTTCAGTTGTCCATATTGGTAGCCTTGAATTGCTGGAGGAAAAAATAGACAAAATGGGATTCAAAATCCCATTGCAACTAAACCCTCTAGAATTTGCTATGGAGATCATATACAGCCTGGAAGATTCAAATCCCAATTCTTATCACAGTGATATAGAAGATAAGAAGCCATCTTCCTACTCAGCATGGCCGGAAGAAGAGGTGGGCAGAATTCAAAAGCAAAATGATGGCAGCCAGATGGGTAATCACTATCTTTGGAGTTTTTTTGAGATTATGTTCCTCTGCTCgagattttggaaaattatttatagaacAAAGCAGCTCTTCTTGGCAAGAACAATGCAAGCGCTTGTTGGGGGATTTGGGTTGGGAAGTGTATACATAAAGGTGAGGAAGGATGAAGGTGGAATCGCAGAGCGGTTGGGTCTCTTCGCTTTTAGTCTTAGTTTTCTCCTTTCATCTACAGTCGAAGCCCTCCCAATTTACCTTCAAGAGCGGCGGGTCTTAATGAGGGAATCTTCAAGGGGAGCTTACAGAATTTCCTCCTACATGATTGCCAACACTATcatctttcttcccttcttgTTTACAGTGGCTATTCTTTTTGCGGTGCCGGTTTACTGGCTTGTAGGGCTAAACCCCTCCATTGCTGCATTCACATTCTTCACTTTTGTGGTTTGGCTGATTGTCATGATGGCTAGCTCTCTAGTACTCTTCTTAAGTGCAGTCTCTCCGGACTTCATTTCCGGAAATTCTCTGATCTGCACTGTTCTTGGCgccttcttcctcttctccgGCTACTTTATCCCAAAAGAGAGCATCCCCAGATACTGGCTCTTCATGTACTATGTCTCCCTTTACAGGTATCCGCTGGATTCCCTACTCATAAACGAGTATTGGAGTATGAAGGGTGAGTGTTTCTCTTGGCAAGTTCAAGATCATTCGAAGTGTTTGATTACCGGAAACGATGTGTTGAAGGGTAGAGGGCTGGACAAGGACACAAGGTGGATGAATGTGGGAATCATGTTTGGTTTCTTCATCTTCTATCGCTTGCTTTGTTGGATCATTCTGTCTCGAAGGGCTTCAAAAACAACCATTTAA
- the LOC100248254 gene encoding AT-hook motif nuclear-localized protein 28, producing the protein MAEYSGAISLSRDMSHSSDDDDEEQSPGILVPFTGGSAGAGSSKVKVNFKGGSSTGGEGGSSAEAPRKPRGRPPGSKNKPKPPIVITRECESGMKPIVIEVAPGNDLFETVVQFARRRRVGITILHGFGTISNVTFRQPVPHAPTYSLHGPLCIIYISGWYLGCPTPATPATSRASFSVSVAGTQGQIYGGQVAGKVTASGPVTLIASTFTNPSVHRLPSDIEDTDEGKNNGGASTSGAGTSVAMSGAYSVIAAPLNSQMAPDVMHWTATPRPPY; encoded by the coding sequence ATGGCGGAGTACAGTGGCGCGATCTCTCTGTCCCGAGACATGTCTCACTCCTCTGATGATGACGATGAGGAGCAGAGCCCAGGGATCCTGGTGCCGTTCACTGGGGGCAGCGCCGGAGCTGGGTCGTCGAAGGTGAAGGTCAACTTCAAGGGAGGCAGCAGCACTGGAGGGGAAGGAGGGTCGTCGGCGGAGGCGCCGCGGAAGCCGAGAGGCCGACCACCTGGTTCGAAGAACAAGCCCAAGCCTCCCATTGTGATAACGAGGGAGTGTGAGTCTGGGATGAAGCCAATTGTGATCGAGGTGGCGCCCGGGAACGATCTGTTCGAGACGGTGGTGCAGTTCGCTCGTCGCCGCCGCGTGGGCATCACGATTCTTCATGGGTTCGGGACCATATCGAACGTGACCTTTCGCCAGCCGGTGCCCCACGCGCCGACTTACTCTCTCCATGGACCTCTGTGCATCATCTATATATCTGGGTGGTATCTGGGGTGTCCAACTCCTGCGACTCCTGCCACATCGAGGGCTTCGTTTTCTGTGTCTGTTGCAGGCACTCAAGGTCAGATTTATGGAGGGCAAGTTGCAGGAAAGGTGACAGCTTCTGGACCTGTGACTCTGATTGCCTCCACTTTCACCAACCCTTCGGTTCATAGGCTCCCATCTGATATAGAGGATACTGACGAAGGTAAGAACAATGGTGGTGCAAGCACTTCCGGAGCTGGGACTAGTGTGGCCATGAGTGGTGCTTACAGTGTTATTGCAGCTCCGCTGAACAGCCAGATGGCTCCCGATGTCATGCACTGGACCGCTACACCTCGTCCTCCCTACTAG